The following coding sequences are from one Thermostaphylospora chromogena window:
- a CDS encoding GNAT family N-acetyltransferase, with the protein MFDWRRVSEKDFPLLSRWLAQPHVARWWHHETSLEAVARDFGAAARGEEPSEDLLILLDGRPFGLVQRCRLADYPDYRAELAALVEVPDGAMTIDYLIGDAAQTGRGLGARMIREIIEATWRDHPDATAVLVPVPAANRASWRALEKAGLRRVAEGELEPDDPIDGRDHYVYRADRPRRS; encoded by the coding sequence GTGTTCGACTGGCGTCGGGTGAGCGAGAAGGACTTTCCGCTGCTGAGCCGGTGGCTGGCACAGCCGCACGTGGCCCGGTGGTGGCACCACGAGACCTCGCTCGAGGCGGTCGCCCGCGACTTCGGCGCCGCCGCCAGGGGCGAGGAGCCGTCGGAGGACCTGCTGATCCTCCTGGACGGACGGCCGTTCGGCCTGGTGCAGCGCTGCCGGCTGGCCGACTACCCCGACTACCGCGCCGAGCTGGCCGCGCTCGTCGAGGTGCCCGACGGCGCGATGACCATCGACTACCTCATCGGTGACGCCGCGCAGACCGGCCGCGGGCTCGGCGCTCGAATGATCCGCGAGATCATCGAGGCCACCTGGCGGGACCACCCCGACGCCACGGCGGTGCTGGTGCCGGTGCCGGCGGCGAACCGCGCCTCGTGGCGGGCGCTGGAGAAGGCCGGCCTGCGCCGGGTCGCCGAGGGGGAGCTGGAGCCGGACGACCCGATCGACGGCCGCGACCACTACGTCTACCGCGCGGACCGGCCGCGGCGGTCCTGA
- a CDS encoding SDR family oxidoreductase translates to MPQERNTTPPPQEQPYPGRSGEMTPEPRDEMRDYVGRGLLAGKRALVTGGDSGIGRAVAIAFAKEGADVAIAYLNEHEDAVHTRELVEKAGRRCILLPGDLADRDHCVAVVERTVDELGGLDVVVNNAATQAPVQSLEELADEQWEHTFAVNIHSYFWVTKAALPHLRAGSAIINTSSINGLRGNKTLLDYSATKGAINAFTYALAQNLVERGIRVNAVAPGPVWTPLVASTFPAEKVETFGEQVPMKRAADPDEIAPSYVFFAAERMSSYYTGEVLAPIGGETLPG, encoded by the coding sequence ATGCCACAGGAACGGAACACGACGCCGCCACCGCAGGAGCAGCCCTACCCCGGCCGAAGCGGGGAGATGACCCCCGAGCCCCGTGACGAGATGCGCGACTACGTGGGCCGTGGCCTGCTCGCCGGGAAACGGGCGCTGGTCACCGGGGGTGACTCCGGCATCGGACGCGCCGTCGCGATCGCCTTCGCCAAGGAGGGCGCCGACGTCGCCATCGCCTACCTGAACGAGCACGAGGACGCCGTCCACACCAGGGAGCTGGTGGAGAAGGCGGGACGGCGCTGCATCCTGCTGCCCGGCGATCTCGCCGACCGCGACCACTGCGTCGCCGTCGTGGAGCGGACAGTCGATGAACTGGGCGGCTTGGACGTGGTGGTCAACAATGCGGCCACTCAGGCTCCGGTGCAGTCGCTGGAGGAGCTGGCCGACGAACAGTGGGAGCACACGTTCGCGGTCAACATCCACAGCTACTTCTGGGTGACCAAGGCGGCCCTGCCGCATCTGCGGGCGGGGTCGGCGATCATCAACACCTCGTCGATCAACGGCCTGCGCGGGAACAAGACGCTGCTGGACTACTCCGCCACCAAGGGCGCGATCAACGCCTTCACCTACGCGCTGGCGCAGAACCTGGTGGAACGCGGTATCCGCGTCAACGCGGTCGCGCCCGGCCCGGTGTGGACGCCGCTGGTGGCGTCCACGTTCCCGGCGGAGAAGGTGGAGACGTTCGGCGAGCAGGTGCCGATGAAGCGCGCCGCCGACCCCGATGAGATCGCGCCGTCGTACGTGTTCTTCGCCGCCGAGCGGATGTCGTCCTACTACACCGGCGAGGTCCTGGCCCCGATCGGCGGGGAGACCCTGCCCGGCTGA
- a CDS encoding DUF421 domain-containing protein: MDAVLRATAVYLALLIIFRAGGKRSLAQVTTFDFVLLLIISEATQQALIGQDYSLTMAVVVILTLVGLDRFADFLSWRFPRAERIIDGAPVVLIERGRPLEDRMREHHIKLENVLQEARLTQGVGRADEIDYAILERSGAISIIPKKG, translated from the coding sequence GTGGACGCGGTCCTCCGGGCGACGGCCGTCTACCTGGCCCTGCTCATCATCTTCCGGGCGGGCGGCAAGCGCTCGCTGGCCCAGGTGACGACGTTCGACTTCGTACTCCTGTTGATCATCTCCGAAGCCACCCAGCAGGCGCTGATCGGCCAGGACTACTCGCTCACGATGGCGGTGGTCGTCATCCTCACGCTGGTCGGGCTGGACCGCTTCGCCGACTTCCTGAGCTGGCGGTTCCCGCGCGCGGAGAGGATCATCGACGGTGCGCCCGTGGTGCTCATCGAACGGGGCAGGCCGCTGGAGGACCGGATGCGCGAGCACCACATCAAACTGGAGAACGTCCTGCAGGAGGCCCGTCTCACCCAAGGGGTGGGAAGGGCGGACGAGATCGACTACGCGATCCTCGAACGGTCGGGCGCCATCAGCATCATCCCCAAGAAGGGCTGA
- a CDS encoding glycoside hydrolase family 25 protein — protein sequence MPQHLLASTVQYVKKAALSLGAIKDRALRDRSVLFTDRAGHAVVSGALALSAITGGVVTAAPIQAAFADSAAVQEVADRPEPIAEANVPAPLTYGQDVSNYQPDHDWEASSAQFGIIKATEGLSFRDSSFARHWKELADKGIVRGAYHYGHPANDPIAEAEHFLSVVNSQPAKPGDLLVLDLETTDGRSVAEVNAWAKKWLAHVKAKTGVTPIFYSGWYFADTYGKGLQDYPLWVAHYGKPKGEVTAPADWKNWTIHQYSDSPVDQNVANLTPDELRALGRPA from the coding sequence ATGCCCCAGCATCTGCTCGCCTCGACCGTTCAGTACGTCAAGAAGGCAGCTCTCTCCCTCGGCGCGATCAAGGACCGCGCACTCCGTGACCGATCGGTGCTCTTCACCGATCGAGCCGGTCACGCCGTCGTGAGCGGAGCTCTGGCGCTCAGCGCGATCACCGGTGGTGTCGTCACCGCCGCTCCGATACAGGCCGCGTTCGCCGACAGCGCCGCCGTGCAGGAGGTCGCCGACCGCCCCGAGCCCATCGCTGAGGCGAACGTCCCCGCCCCGCTCACCTACGGACAGGACGTCTCCAACTACCAGCCCGACCACGACTGGGAGGCCAGCTCCGCCCAGTTCGGCATCATCAAGGCCACCGAAGGGCTGAGCTTCCGCGACTCCTCCTTCGCCCGGCACTGGAAGGAATTGGCCGACAAGGGTATCGTCCGCGGCGCCTACCACTACGGCCACCCGGCCAACGACCCGATCGCCGAGGCCGAGCACTTCCTCTCCGTGGTGAACTCCCAGCCCGCCAAGCCCGGAGACCTGCTGGTGCTCGACCTGGAGACCACCGACGGCCGGTCGGTCGCCGAGGTGAACGCCTGGGCCAAGAAGTGGCTGGCCCACGTCAAGGCCAAGACCGGCGTCACCCCGATCTTCTACAGCGGCTGGTACTTCGCCGACACCTACGGCAAGGGCCTGCAGGACTACCCGCTGTGGGTCGCCCACTACGGCAAGCCCAAGGGCGAGGTCACGGCCCCGGCCGACTGGAAGAACTGGACCATCCACCAGTACTCCGACTCGCCCGTCGACCAGAACGTCGCCAACCTCACCCCCGACGAGCTGCGCGCTCTGGGCCGTCCGGCCTGA
- a CDS encoding cation-translocating P-type ATPase, producing the protein MVLSRVLALPAQVVRATVPALVRAALPGSSAAPAHEECPGGVRIALRVIGGPGTDAAAAELEERLGELDGVARAEVNGALGCVFVACDPSAVDVDALTAVVAELDGAAEGGHNAVPDPPAHRHVPAALRAGVTMLGAGLALTGRATRIPALSAAAPALVNLVNTTPRFRGELERLLGPSLTAKVTATSHLVCHTLAQHPAALFVSSVVRTGRYLEALAVRYAWERREPELTATPGAFRHIRAAAPRRPLPLPHGPIERYSDVMGPLAMAVSAATRLRGPGRALTALAAATPTDVWLGREMYAGAVGRALGGADTIVLRHDALRVMDRVDTVVIDAAALTVGGWTVDGLIPLPGGTGSGEVDEAMLHARLHALLGPAGPVRARRRGGWAVRPGDDLTLLDDVPGGPAEADRWRELELTPVVLTYRGTPVAVAALAPRTDPLAAAVVTAARGDPAGEGGCTVLLAGTGPGLARRFGADGTLAGGTALPEEVRRLQREGHGVAVLSRGPGLAEADLGIGVLGGDGAVPWHADVLCGLDGAYLLLACLSTAREVSGTSVRISAVGRSVATALAVAGPAVMAVRAARMVSTLTSLTGLAAGLWAGRGARRVAPPPSPDGTPWHAMPAEDVLAALGSSPQGIAEEDAEGRRTAPPDRKVPGSAAALADACAEELANPLTPVLVAGAAVSALIGSVLDAGLIATVAAANALLGGAQRVSADRARRRLAEATAARVRLLRPGGARSVTADELVVGDVVELHAGDAVPADCRVVEAVGLEVDESSLTGESGLVAKSPATSAAPDVADRRSMVYRGTTVAAGHGRAVVVAIGEATEAGRSAWTSREGPPPTGVELRLRELSRRILPVVLGAGAAMLGTDLLRGTPLPAAFASAVSLAVAAVPEGLPLAATVAELAAARRLSAHNTLVPNPSTIEALGRVDVLCFDKTGTLTEGRLALRRVSDGHADRPIDEATSQLRRVVAAGLRSSPHYDGRCALTHPTDRGVVEGARRIGVTPREGIGPWRRVDEMPFEPGRGYHAVLGVAGAEHLLSVKGAPEVVLTRCTHVLREGERIALSAAGRAALAREAGRLGRRGYRVLAVAERSASARGDLDESRVAGLCFLGFLCLADPVRPTAAESVERLIRAGVRIIMITGDHPSTAAAIAAEVGALNGMRVVTGPELDALDDDALALALPEISVFARVTPAHKARIVTALRRAGRVVAVTGDGANDAPAIRIADAGIALGARATPAAREAADVVVTDDRIETIVAAIIEGRAMWTSVRDALGILLGGNVGEVVFTLVSSLLGGRSALNARQLLLVNLLTDMVPAMVVAARPPATADPETLLTEGPEASLGSSLVRDIRVRAAITAGAATVAWLVGRATGPRGRADSIGLAALVAAQLFQTLVAGCRDRMVLLATLGSLVALGVVLSVPVVSLLFGSWPLDPGGWGIGLGVAAAVTAVGLLLRERLHRAAERGTGDAGEVAGDAARGTGRAAERSAAGDAVPDPVGC; encoded by the coding sequence ATGGTGCTGTCGCGCGTGCTCGCGCTGCCCGCGCAGGTGGTGCGTGCCACCGTGCCGGCTCTCGTCCGCGCCGCCCTGCCGGGCTCGTCCGCGGCCCCCGCCCATGAGGAGTGCCCGGGGGGTGTGCGCATCGCCCTGCGGGTGATCGGCGGCCCCGGCACCGACGCGGCAGCGGCCGAGCTGGAGGAACGGCTGGGCGAGCTGGACGGCGTGGCGCGCGCGGAGGTCAACGGCGCGCTCGGTTGCGTGTTCGTCGCCTGCGACCCGTCCGCGGTGGACGTGGACGCGTTGACGGCGGTCGTCGCCGAGCTGGACGGCGCGGCGGAGGGCGGGCACAACGCCGTGCCGGATCCGCCGGCGCACCGGCACGTCCCCGCCGCGCTCCGGGCGGGCGTGACCATGCTGGGGGCCGGGCTGGCGCTGACCGGTCGCGCCACCCGGATCCCCGCCCTCAGCGCCGCCGCCCCCGCGCTGGTCAACCTGGTCAACACCACCCCGCGGTTCCGCGGCGAGCTGGAACGTCTCCTCGGCCCCTCCCTCACCGCCAAGGTGACCGCAACGTCCCACCTGGTCTGCCACACGCTCGCCCAGCATCCCGCCGCGCTGTTCGTCTCCTCGGTCGTGCGCACCGGCCGCTATCTGGAGGCGCTGGCCGTCCGGTACGCCTGGGAGCGGCGGGAACCCGAGCTGACGGCCACGCCCGGCGCTTTCCGGCACATCCGGGCGGCCGCGCCGCGCCGCCCGCTCCCCCTGCCCCACGGTCCCATCGAGCGGTACTCCGACGTCATGGGGCCGCTGGCGATGGCCGTCTCCGCGGCGACGCGTCTGCGCGGACCCGGCCGGGCGCTGACCGCGCTGGCCGCCGCCACCCCCACCGACGTGTGGCTGGGACGGGAGATGTACGCCGGTGCGGTGGGCCGCGCCCTGGGCGGAGCGGACACGATCGTGCTGCGCCACGACGCCCTGCGCGTGATGGACCGGGTGGACACGGTCGTCATCGACGCCGCCGCGCTCACCGTGGGCGGTTGGACGGTCGACGGCCTGATCCCCCTCCCCGGCGGGACGGGAAGCGGGGAGGTGGACGAGGCGATGCTCCACGCCCGCCTGCACGCGCTGCTCGGTCCCGCCGGCCCCGTCCGCGCCAGGCGGCGCGGCGGCTGGGCCGTACGGCCCGGGGACGACCTCACCCTCCTCGACGACGTCCCCGGCGGCCCGGCTGAGGCGGACCGCTGGCGCGAGCTGGAGCTGACGCCCGTCGTCCTGACGTACCGGGGGACGCCGGTCGCCGTGGCGGCGCTGGCGCCGCGGACCGATCCGCTCGCCGCCGCGGTCGTCACCGCCGCGCGTGGTGATCCGGCGGGCGAGGGCGGGTGCACGGTGCTGCTGGCCGGCACGGGGCCCGGGCTCGCCCGGCGGTTCGGCGCCGACGGCACCCTCGCGGGCGGCACCGCGTTACCCGAGGAGGTACGCAGGCTGCAGCGGGAAGGGCACGGCGTCGCCGTGCTTTCCCGCGGGCCGGGTCTGGCAGAGGCCGATCTGGGGATCGGCGTGCTGGGCGGGGACGGCGCCGTGCCGTGGCACGCGGACGTCCTGTGCGGGCTGGACGGGGCCTACCTGCTGCTCGCCTGCCTGTCGACCGCCCGTGAGGTGAGCGGCACAAGCGTGCGGATCTCCGCGGTGGGGCGGAGCGTCGCCACGGCGCTCGCGGTCGCCGGGCCGGCCGTCATGGCGGTGCGCGCCGCCCGGATGGTGTCCACGCTCACCTCCCTGACCGGGCTCGCCGCGGGCCTGTGGGCGGGGCGCGGTGCGCGGCGGGTGGCGCCGCCGCCGTCCCCGGACGGCACGCCGTGGCACGCCATGCCCGCCGAGGACGTGCTCGCCGCTCTCGGCTCCTCACCGCAGGGGATCGCCGAGGAGGACGCGGAGGGCCGCAGGACCGCGCCACCGGACCGGAAGGTTCCCGGGAGCGCGGCCGCGCTCGCCGACGCGTGCGCGGAGGAGCTGGCCAACCCGCTCACGCCCGTGCTGGTCGCGGGCGCGGCGGTGTCGGCTCTGATCGGCTCGGTTCTGGACGCGGGGCTGATCGCCACCGTGGCCGCGGCCAACGCGCTGCTCGGCGGAGCGCAACGGGTCTCGGCGGACCGTGCCCGGCGGCGGCTGGCGGAGGCGACGGCGGCCCGTGTGCGGCTGCTGCGCCCCGGAGGGGCGCGGAGTGTGACCGCCGACGAGCTGGTCGTGGGCGACGTCGTGGAGCTGCACGCGGGCGACGCCGTGCCGGCCGACTGCAGGGTCGTCGAGGCGGTGGGCTTGGAGGTGGACGAGTCGTCGCTCACCGGCGAGTCGGGGCTCGTCGCCAAGTCGCCGGCGACGTCCGCCGCGCCGGACGTCGCCGATCGGCGGTCCATGGTGTACCGGGGGACGACGGTGGCGGCCGGTCACGGGCGGGCGGTGGTCGTCGCGATCGGCGAGGCGACCGAGGCGGGCCGGTCGGCGTGGACGTCGCGGGAGGGGCCGCCGCCGACCGGAGTGGAACTGCGGCTGCGTGAGCTGAGCCGCCGCATCCTGCCGGTCGTCCTGGGAGCGGGCGCGGCCATGCTCGGCACGGATCTGCTGCGCGGCACTCCCCTTCCGGCCGCGTTCGCCTCCGCGGTCAGCCTGGCTGTGGCCGCGGTGCCCGAAGGGCTGCCGCTGGCCGCCACCGTGGCCGAGCTGGCCGCGGCCCGGCGGCTGTCCGCGCACAACACGCTGGTGCCGAACCCGTCCACCATCGAGGCGCTGGGCCGGGTGGACGTGCTCTGTTTCGACAAGACGGGGACGTTGACCGAAGGACGGCTGGCCCTGCGGCGGGTGTCCGACGGCCATGCCGACCGGCCGATCGACGAGGCGACCTCGCAGCTGCGGCGGGTCGTGGCCGCGGGGCTGCGGTCCAGCCCGCACTACGACGGCCGGTGCGCGCTCACCCACCCCACCGACCGCGGCGTGGTGGAGGGGGCGCGGCGGATCGGCGTGACGCCGCGGGAGGGGATCGGCCCGTGGCGGCGGGTGGATGAGATGCCGTTCGAGCCGGGCCGCGGCTACCACGCGGTGCTCGGCGTGGCGGGGGCGGAGCACCTGCTGAGCGTCAAGGGCGCCCCCGAGGTGGTGCTCACCCGCTGCACGCACGTGCTGCGCGAGGGGGAGCGGATCGCGCTGTCGGCGGCCGGGCGGGCGGCGCTGGCCCGGGAGGCGGGCCGGCTGGGGCGTCGCGGATACCGGGTGCTCGCGGTGGCCGAGCGGTCCGCGTCCGCCCGAGGTGACCTCGACGAGTCGCGGGTGGCCGGGCTGTGCTTCCTGGGCTTCCTCTGCCTGGCCGACCCGGTGCGGCCCACGGCCGCCGAGAGCGTGGAGCGGCTGATACGGGCGGGCGTCAGAATCATCATGATCACAGGGGATCATCCGAGTACCGCCGCGGCCATCGCCGCGGAGGTCGGCGCGTTGAACGGCATGCGGGTCGTGACCGGTCCGGAGCTGGACGCCCTCGACGACGACGCGCTGGCGCTGGCGTTGCCGGAGATCTCGGTGTTCGCCAGGGTGACCCCGGCGCACAAGGCGCGCATCGTGACGGCGCTGCGGCGGGCCGGGCGGGTCGTGGCCGTGACCGGCGACGGCGCCAACGACGCGCCCGCCATCCGCATCGCGGACGCGGGCATCGCCCTGGGGGCCCGCGCCACCCCGGCGGCGCGGGAGGCCGCCGACGTCGTGGTGACCGACGACCGGATCGAGACCATCGTCGCCGCGATCATCGAGGGCCGGGCCATGTGGACGTCGGTGCGGGACGCGCTGGGGATCCTGCTCGGCGGCAACGTGGGGGAGGTCGTCTTCACCCTGGTCTCCAGCCTGCTGGGCGGCCGCAGCGCGCTGAACGCCCGCCAGCTGCTGCTGGTCAACCTGCTCACCGACATGGTGCCGGCGATGGTGGTGGCGGCCCGGCCACCGGCCACGGCCGATCCGGAGACGCTGCTCACCGAGGGGCCGGAGGCGTCGCTCGGCTCCTCGCTGGTCCGCGACATCCGGGTGCGGGCCGCCATCACGGCGGGCGCCGCGACGGTCGCCTGGCTGGTGGGGCGGGCGACGGGGCCGCGCGGGCGGGCGGACTCGATCGGGCTGGCGGCGCTGGTGGCCGCGCAGCTGTTCCAGACGCTGGTCGCGGGCTGCCGGGACCGGATGGTCCTGCTGGCGACGCTCGGTTCGCTGGTCGCGCTGGGTGTCGTGCTGTCGGTTCCGGTGGTGAGCCTGCTGTTCGGGTCGTGGCCGCTGGACCCGGGCGGGTGGGGGATCGGTCTCGGGGTCGCCGCCGCGGTGACGGCGGTCGGGCTGCTGCTCCGGGAGCGTCTGCACCGGGCCGCCGAGCGCGGGACCGGGGATGCCGGGGAGGTCGCAGGGGACGCCGCGCGGGGCACCGGAAGGGCTGCCGAGCGGTCGGCCGCCGGGGACGCCGTCCCCGACCCGGTCGGTTGCTGA
- a CDS encoding glycosyltransferase family 4 protein, whose amino-acid sequence MPRRSRRRWRAAARRIAARTAHRLLEAANRRRARTAGPPDGSRVGILLLHAYGMGGTIRSVFTTAGFLARTRDVEIVSIVREREEPFFPIPDGVRVRTLDDRTAPGRPYGVRALLSRFPSVLMPRKEAAYRSYTLWTDVALVRYLRSLRTGVVMGTRPSLNLAMALFTPPGVVTVAQEHVNLDAQQPEVRRLVRRRYPRLDAVVTLTDADLRDYRRELPGANGSLVRIPNALPPLGGGAARLDAKTVIAVGRLAPVKRFDRLITAWQEVAARHPDWTLRIVGSGPQSTRLRTLIEKKGLTGKVILAGRAEDVGTELAQASIFALSSRREGFCLAMVEAMSKGLAVVSFDCPYGPGELITHGYDGVLVPPGDTRALAREILRLIEDPKLRRRLGAQAARTAGRYAPEAVGPRWEALLDALTEAPSDAHLLTQERDVRGGEHEHRDGEQPDRLRPHQQEALSERKL is encoded by the coding sequence ATGCCACGGCGGTCACGACGGCGATGGCGAGCGGCGGCCCGTCGCATCGCGGCCCGGACGGCGCACCGGCTGCTGGAGGCCGCCAACCGGCGACGCGCCCGTACGGCCGGCCCTCCCGACGGCAGCCGGGTCGGCATCCTCCTGCTGCACGCCTACGGCATGGGCGGAACCATTCGCAGCGTGTTCACCACGGCGGGCTTCCTCGCCCGCACCCGCGACGTGGAGATCGTCTCCATCGTGCGGGAGAGGGAGGAACCGTTCTTCCCCATCCCGGACGGCGTGCGGGTGAGAACGCTGGACGACCGTACCGCGCCGGGCCGGCCGTACGGCGTGCGCGCGCTGCTGTCACGCTTCCCCAGCGTGCTCATGCCGCGCAAGGAGGCCGCCTACCGCAGCTACACCCTGTGGACCGACGTGGCGCTGGTGCGGTACCTCCGGTCGCTGCGCACCGGCGTCGTCATGGGAACCAGGCCCAGCCTCAACCTCGCCATGGCCCTGTTCACGCCGCCCGGCGTGGTGACCGTCGCCCAGGAGCACGTCAACCTGGACGCCCAGCAGCCGGAGGTGCGCAGGCTGGTCCGCCGCCGCTACCCGCGGCTGGACGCCGTGGTCACCCTCACCGACGCCGACCTGCGCGACTACCGGCGCGAACTGCCCGGCGCGAACGGCTCGCTGGTCCGCATCCCCAATGCGCTGCCCCCGCTGGGCGGTGGTGCCGCCCGGCTCGACGCCAAGACCGTGATCGCCGTCGGCAGGCTCGCCCCGGTCAAGCGCTTCGACCGGCTCATCACCGCCTGGCAGGAGGTCGCCGCCCGGCACCCCGACTGGACGCTGCGGATCGTCGGCTCCGGCCCGCAGAGCACCCGGCTGCGCACCCTGATCGAGAAGAAGGGGCTGACCGGCAAGGTGATCCTGGCCGGGCGAGCCGAGGACGTAGGCACCGAACTCGCACAGGCGTCGATCTTCGCGCTCAGCTCCCGCCGCGAAGGGTTCTGCCTGGCCATGGTCGAGGCGATGAGCAAAGGACTGGCGGTGGTCAGCTTCGACTGCCCCTACGGGCCCGGCGAGCTGATCACCCACGGCTACGACGGCGTGCTCGTCCCCCCGGGCGACACCCGCGCCCTGGCCCGGGAGATCCTCCGCCTGATCGAAGATCCGAAGCTGCGCCGCCGCCTGGGGGCGCAGGCGGCCCGTACGGCCGGCCGGTACGCCCCCGAAGCGGTCGGTCCCCGCTGGGAGGCCCTGCTGGACGCCCTCACCGAGGCGCCGTCAGACGCGCACCTCCTGACGCAGGAACGCGATGTACGCGGCGGCGAACATGAGCACCGTGACGGCGAGCAGCCCGACCGCCTGCGGCCACACCAGCAGGAGGCTCTCTCCGAGAGGAAGCTGTGA
- a CDS encoding ABC transporter ATP-binding protein, which produces MIDSGVAPAASGADVATDVAISIDGLTRRYGEVTAVRQLNLEVYRGEIFGLLGPNGAGKTTTILTLLGLTEPTSGRVRVLGMDPTREAIKIKRQVGYVPDAVGFYPTLTGRQNLRYTARLNGLTDVEDEIDRLLEQVGLTHAADARTSTYSRGMLQRLGIADALVKRPSVMILDEPTISIDPEGVQRILRLIRELRDEHGMTVLLSSHLLYQVQEICDRVGIFVKGRLVAVGSVEELSRRLSGGRTVMEVGVAGDVEAAVRVLDELDGVREVEREGDLLLVDCADEACETLAGALVRAGHTLLHLRRRSSHLDEIYQRYFHEKTE; this is translated from the coding sequence ATGATCGACAGCGGTGTCGCACCTGCCGCGTCCGGCGCGGACGTCGCGACGGACGTCGCCATCTCCATCGACGGGCTGACTCGGCGCTACGGCGAGGTCACCGCGGTCCGGCAACTCAACCTAGAGGTCTACCGGGGTGAGATCTTCGGCTTGCTCGGTCCGAACGGCGCGGGCAAGACGACCACCATCCTCACCCTCCTCGGCCTGACCGAGCCGACGTCGGGCCGGGTCCGGGTGCTGGGCATGGACCCGACCCGCGAAGCCATCAAGATCAAACGCCAGGTGGGGTACGTCCCCGACGCCGTCGGCTTCTATCCCACGCTCACCGGGCGGCAGAACCTCCGCTACACCGCCCGCCTCAACGGCCTGACCGACGTCGAGGACGAGATCGATCGGCTGCTGGAACAGGTCGGCCTCACCCACGCCGCCGACGCGCGGACCAGCACCTACTCGCGCGGCATGCTCCAGCGCCTGGGCATCGCCGACGCGCTGGTGAAACGGCCGTCGGTGATGATCCTCGACGAGCCCACCATCTCCATCGACCCCGAGGGCGTGCAGCGCATCCTGCGGCTGATCCGCGAGCTGCGCGACGAGCACGGGATGACCGTCCTGCTCTCCTCCCACCTGCTCTACCAGGTGCAGGAGATCTGCGACCGGGTGGGCATCTTCGTCAAGGGGCGCCTGGTCGCGGTGGGCTCGGTGGAGGAGCTGTCGCGGCGGCTCTCCGGCGGGCGCACGGTCATGGAGGTCGGCGTGGCGGGCGACGTGGAGGCCGCCGTCCGCGTCCTTGACGAGCTGGACGGCGTGCGCGAGGTGGAACGCGAGGGCGACCTGCTCCTGGTCGACTGCGCGGACGAGGCGTGCGAGACGCTCGCGGGCGCGCTCGTACGCGCCGGGCACACGCTGCTGCATCTGCGGCGGCGCAGCAGCCATCTGGACGAGATCTACCAGCGGTACTTCCATGAAAAGACCGAGTGA
- a CDS encoding NEW3 domain-containing protein, with amino-acid sequence MRKSLAILATLTMAMGFNLVAAPTAHAAGIDISTPYPSLAVQPGETVSLELKVDSDPAQQVDLDVDAPKGWDTTLRGGGFVVNSVHADNAKVTLDVAVPDDAKGTHKVTVTARGADGSRDRLPLSLAVRGGGKGAIDLETEFAELSGSPTDTFSYSVTLRNDTARETRFALSAAGPSGWEVSAHPSTEQRATTVTVGPGATSTIEVSADPPDTATAGDYPIRLAVNGGGQEKAIDLVAKITGAAQLELATPDERLNASGSTGDETRVSLVVNNKGSAPLNNVTLTSSPPSGWKVTFEPETVNVAPQKSARVTAVITPADDAVTGDYMVTLTAEQDGQQSSTDIRFTVETSRWWGLAGILLIVAVGVGLWYVFRVYGRR; translated from the coding sequence GTGCGAAAGTCTCTAGCGATCCTGGCGACGCTCACCATGGCCATGGGGTTCAACCTCGTCGCGGCCCCGACGGCGCACGCCGCCGGCATCGACATCTCGACCCCCTACCCGTCGCTGGCCGTGCAACCCGGTGAGACGGTCTCCCTCGAGCTGAAGGTCGACTCCGACCCCGCGCAACAGGTCGACCTGGACGTCGACGCTCCGAAGGGGTGGGACACCACGCTGCGCGGCGGCGGGTTCGTGGTCAACAGCGTGCACGCCGACAACGCCAAGGTGACGCTCGACGTGGCGGTGCCGGACGACGCCAAGGGCACCCACAAGGTCACCGTGACCGCGCGCGGCGCCGACGGCAGCCGGGATCGGCTGCCGCTCTCGCTGGCCGTCCGCGGTGGCGGGAAGGGCGCGATCGACCTGGAGACCGAGTTCGCCGAGCTGTCCGGCAGCCCCACCGACACCTTCAGCTACTCGGTCACCCTGCGCAACGACACGGCCAGGGAGACGAGGTTCGCGCTGTCGGCGGCCGGGCCGTCCGGGTGGGAGGTCTCCGCGCACCCGAGCACCGAGCAGCGGGCCACCACCGTGACCGTGGGCCCGGGCGCGACGTCCACCATCGAAGTCAGCGCCGACCCGCCGGACACCGCGACGGCCGGCGACTACCCGATCCGGCTGGCGGTGAACGGCGGTGGCCAGGAGAAGGCCATCGACCTGGTCGCGAAGATCACCGGTGCCGCGCAGCTGGAGCTGGCCACCCCCGACGAGCGGCTCAACGCCTCCGGCTCCACCGGTGACGAGACCCGCGTGTCGCTCGTGGTGAACAACAAGGGGTCGGCCCCGCTCAACAACGTCACCCTGACCTCCTCGCCGCCCAGCGGCTGGAAGGTGACCTTCGAGCCGGAGACCGTGAACGTCGCACCGCAGAAGAGCGCGCGTGTCACCGCAGTGATCACCCCCGCGGACGACGCGGTGACCGGCGACTACATGGTCACCCTGACCGCGGAGCAGGACGGCCAGCAGTCCTCGACCGACATCCGCTTCACCGTGGAGACCTCTCGCTGGTGGGGGCTGGCCGGAATCCTGCTCATCGTCGCCGTGGGTGTCGGCCTCTGGTACGTCTTCCGGGTCTACGGGCGGCGTTGA